Below is a genomic region from Rouxiella chamberiensis.
CCACCGCATGCTGACCGCAGGCCGGATAGGAGTGGGGCACCCACAGGGTAGGCAGGCCGAGGATATCCGCGAACACTTCGTTGGGCAGTGAACCGCCAAGATTTGGCAGCAACGCAGGCTTGTTCTCGCTACTTTTCGACATGACGTCAAGAACCCAGTCAACCAGCGGGTCGGTCGGATCAAAGCGCGTGGCAGGCGAGCCGCGCAGGAATTCAACCTCCACCTGCGGGAAACCGTGGGCATCGAGATGCTCGCGGACGTGCTGCTGTAGATTCTGCCAGTCGGTGCCGACCACGAAGCGCAGCTGGCACACCGCCGTCGCCTTGCCCGGAATGGCGTTCATCGGTCTGGCAGGATTACCGGTCAGGAAAGACAGCACTTCCATCTGGTTCCACGCGAACAGGCGTTCGGCCGGTGTCAGACCCGCTTCTCCCCAGTGAATATCGATTTCAGGGTCGCCCGGCGTGGCGGCCACTTCGACGTCGGCGAGAATCTGGCGGATAGCCGCGCTGACCGCAGGCGGTTTCAGGGCCTCGACCTGAAGCTGGCCGTGTGCATTGACAAGACAGGCGACGGCATTGGCAAGCAGGGTGCCCGGATTAGGCAGCAGGCCGCCCCAGTTGCCGGAATGGTAGTCTTTGTCACGCGCGTTGACGCTCAGCCGGAAGTTGACCGCGCCGCGTGAACCCAGAAACAGCGTAGGGCGCTCGGCGCTCAGGCGTGGGCCGTCCGAGGCCAGAAACACATCGGCACTCAGCGCGTCTTTATATTGGTGACAGATTTCAGCCAGCCCCGGCGAACTTATCTCTTCGCCCATTTCAAACAGCAGCTTGCAGTTAAATCCCAGTTTGCCGCCGCGGGCCGCAAAGACCTGCTCCAGTGCCGCAAGATTGACACTGTGCTGCCCTTTGTTGTCGGCGCTGCCGCGACCATACCAGCGGTTGCCGTCTTCTTTCAGTTCCCAGGGAGTGAGATCTTCACGCCAGTTTTCATCGTCGCCGAAGACCACGTCACCGTGGCCGTAGCTCAGCACGGTAGGTAAAGCCGGGTCTTCGATTCGGGTGGCAATCAGGAAAGGACGATTGGCTGCATGAGGATTTTCAATAAGTTGCAGCCCAAAGCCCATGGCGACCAGCGCCGGATTTATCTCTTGTTCGTAATAGCTCAACAGCGCGTCGTCGCGCAGGGCTGACTGGCTTTCCGTTGGCATCGCCACGCGACGCGCCAAAACCTGCCTGAACTCCCCACTGTCGAACCAGCCCAGAGCTTGTGCTACCGTTTTTTCCACTGTCATAAAATGTCCTGATGTTGTGTCATTTATGTTTTTATCGATTCAATCTACTAGCATTCCGAGCGTTGCTACAATAATAATAATTGCAATGTAGCGTTGCTTTAATTATAACGCTGGCATGCACGAAAGAGAGGCATGCACAGTTAAGGGGCAATCATGCAGAGTACCGAAATCCGTTATTTTATGGCGGTGGCCAGCACCGGTTCCCTCAGTGCCGCCAGCAAGCAGCTTTTTGTTGCCGTTTCGGCTATCAGTCGGCAGATTCAACAGCTGGAAGCGCGAATCGGCGCGACGTTGTTCGAGCGCCACGCGCGGGGCATGGTGCTTAATGACGCCGGACAAATTCTCGAAAATCATGTGCGTAAGAGCATGATGGATATGGAGTTTGCGATTGCCGAAATTCAGGGGTTAAAAGCGGTTCGCCGCACCGTGATTCGTATGGCCTGTACCGATGGCCCGGCCTTTGACCTGCTGCCGCAGATGTTTGCCCGCTTCAGGGCAATCAATCCGGGCGTGATGTTTTATCTCAATGTCGGGACGGCGTTGCAGGTGTCGGAGATGATCCGCAGCGGCGACTGCGATCTGGCCTTGCAGTTCAGCCTGTCGCCGGAGCGTGGGGTAGATGTGCTGGCATCGCATCCGGCCACAGTCAGAATGGCGATGCGACCCGATCATCCTTTGGCGGCCGCTGATATCAAGCTTACGGATTTACATGCCTATCCGCTGGCGCTCAATGAACCGACCAGCACTATCCGCCAGCTGTTCGACCTTTCCTGTCGCATGAGCGGTATTTTCCTCGAGCCTGCTCTCAGCTGTAATCGCTTCAGTACGCTTTACGATTTCATGCGCGAGACCCCCGGCGCAATTGTTGCCTGCAGCCATTTCTCTGTGCTGTTCAAAGCCCGCACCGATGGGTTAATCCTTAAATCCATCAATATCGAGCAGCTGAATCAGCGCACCCTGCAGCTACAGACACAGGCGGGTAAACATCGTTCGGCGGCGTTGAGTCAGTTTATCGATTTCAGCTGTGATCTGCTGGCAAGGGAAAGCGCCGCGTTTGAACGCGACTTTGCCCTTTAACGTCTCTCAACAGGTTGGAATAAGGCTCAGGAATACGCCGTCTGCCGGGCCGGATGACGTGTCCACGTCAGGCTCGGCCACCCTTTTTCAACCGCCATCTGGCGCAGTGCAGGGCACCCATTGACCACCGTCGGCTTGTCGACAAATTCCAGCAGCGGTAGATCGAATATCGAATCGGTATAGGCATAAAGAGTGCTAAAACGCGGCGTAGCGGGTTGGGCGAGCCAGGTTTGCAGGCGCTCGACGGTTCCCTGATGGAAGGTGATGTCTCCTGTGGTTTCACCGGTAAAGCACAGGGGATCCTGCGTGATTTCAGGTTGCAGCGCAAACACCTGATCGATGCCGAGGCGTCTGCCTATCGGAGAAACCAGATGCTCTCCGGAGGAGGAGACCAGCGCGATTACGTCACCTCGTTCGCGATGCCAGGCAATCTGCTGACGGGCCTGCGGATAAAGACGTGGCAGGATATCGCGATGAACGAAACGTTCTACCCAGCCTGAAACGGTGCGGCAGTGATATCCGCTCATGGGGCCAAGGGTCAGTTTCAAATAGGATGCAATGCTGTGGGGGTCGGGCGGAGTATCGGTATATTCGGTGGCAGAAAGCATGTGTCGCTGGTGGTTTTGCAGGGTAGCGGGTGACGTATAACCCTGAGAGATAAGCCATTGCAGCCAAAGACTGGCACTGTCATCGCAAATCAGCGTTTTGTCGAGGTCGAACAGCGCTAAATCCATAACCGGTTCCTGCATTTTTGGTCGATGTAAATTGAGGTTAGTGGAAAAAACTGTGAACAGTTATACGAAATAAGAATATTTTTAGTATGAAATTGGCTCGCCAGACTCCAGAATCTGATATTTCTCTGAATTTACCAAATTGTTGACAGATCATTTAGATTTACAGGGAGTGGGATCGTTAAGCTAGCCGATGAAAAGTGGAAAGCGAAAATTTTGTTTAAATTTCGTCTAATTAGAGGATGTAAAGCAGACAAAAGCGCATTAAAGTCTACTATTCGAAGAAACTTTACAATGGAGTGGTTTCTTATCGCTGGATAAAACGTTAGTTTTTACGTCGGTCGAGTTTTTACTTCATCTTCAAAGACCTGATTGAAAGATAAACCGATTTTCAGTTACCCGGACAGAAGCGCTAATAACCTATGACAATTTCTCTCTTATCCAAACGGAACCTTCTTTGTACGTTCAGCGGCACGGTTTTTCTGCTGACGTTTCCTGTAGCGCATGCCGACACGGCACCGGCCAAACCGGTCGCGCTTACCCCTGCAACTGCAACGCCGGGCGCGCCTGCCGCCCCTCAAATTAACGCAAAATCCTGGGTGCTGATGGACTACGGCAGCGGCAAAATCATTGCCGAGTCACAGCCCGATGCCCGCCTTGACCCGGCAAGCCTGAGTAAAATCATGGTGAGCTACGTCGTAGGTCAGGCACTTAAATCCGGTAAGATTCACGAAAGTGACTTGGTCACGGTGGGTAAGGATGCCTGGGCGACCGGCAATCCGGTACTGCGCGGGTCTTCCCTGATGTTCCTCAAACCCGGCGATCAGGTGCCGGTATCCGAGTTGAACAAAGGGATTGTGATTCAATCAGGCAATGATGCCAGTATCGCGTTGGGTGATTATGTTGCCGGCAGTCAGGATGCCTTCGTGGGCCTGATGAACCGCTACTCGCAGCAGTTGAATCTCGGCAATACGATGTTCAAAACTGTACACGGTCTGGACTCTGACGGGCAATATACTTCGGCTCGCGACATGGCACTGCTTTCCCGCGCGCTTATCCACGATACGCCGGAAGAGTATGCACTCAATAAAGAGAAAGAATTTACCTTTAACCGAATTCGCCAGGTCAACCGTAACCGCCTGTTGTGGAGCACCAATCTCAACGTTGACGGCATTAAAACCGGCTACACGTCGGGCGCGGGCTACAATCTGGTGTCTTCGGCGGTCGATTCCAGCGGAATGCGCCTGATTGCGGTCGTCATGGGTGCGCCAAGCGATCGCATTCGTTTCAGCGAAAGCGAATCCTTGCTGACCTGGGGCTTCCGTTTTTATGAAACCATTACGCCAATCAAGGCCGCAGATGCTTTCACCACCCAGCGTGTCTGGTTCGGAGCCGACAAAACGGTGCCGCTTGGCGTAGCGGAAGATGCCTCGCTGACGTTCCCGAAAGGGCAGCTCAAAAATCTGAAGGCCAGTTTCACGCTGACCAATCCACAGCTTGAAGCGCCGATTACCAAAAATCAGGTGGTTGGCACCATCAACTTCTCGCTGGATGGTAAAGTCATCGACCAACGTCCACTCGTGGCGAAAGCCGATGTGCCACAAGGTGGCTTCTTCAGCCGAATCATTGATTTCGTGATGATGAAAATCAGCGGTCTGTACGACAGCGTGTTTGGAAAATCTGCTTCGTAATTTCGAATTTTTGATGCAAAAAAAGGCGAGGATAAATTCCTCGCCTTTTTTATGCCCATCAGATTCCCAATGCCGTTATTCGCGGACCCAGCCTTTGCGAATAGGCAGCGCAAAGCTGAAGCGATAAATTTTGTCGAGCATGGCGCTGATTGCGTTGCCAAACAGATTCCAAATCAGCTGCGAGAACCAGGCAACCCAGCATACCGACCAGCAAGCCGCCCACCATGTCCAACGGCCAATGCACGCCCACATAAACGCGAGACCAGGCAATTCCAAGCGCGACGACCAGGAAAAGGGTGCCGGACCAGACGCGATGCCAGAACAAAAATGCCAGAGCAAAGGTGAAGATAGCGGTGCCGTGATCGCTCGGGAACGAGCTGTCAGGGTCGTGGTGCAGGAAGTTGTAGCCAAAACCTTCCATAAACGGCCGCGCATGAGGGAATAGCTCGGAGAGCGTTTTGGCGCAGACCATGGCAAACACCAAAGCGATAGCCGTCTTGCTCACTAACTCGCGCTGGAAAGCTATGCGGTGGTGGTGTCCCCAAAGATAAAGCGTGACGATTAGCACCGGGACAATAAA
It encodes:
- a CDS encoding HAD family hydrolase — translated: MDLALFDLDKTLICDDSASLWLQWLISQGYTSPATLQNHQRHMLSATEYTDTPPDPHSIASYLKLTLGPMSGYHCRTVSGWVERFVHRDILPRLYPQARQQIAWHRERGDVIALVSSSGEHLVSPIGRRLGIDQVFALQPEITQDPLCFTGETTGDITFHQGTVERLQTWLAQPATPRFSTLYAYTDSIFDLPLLEFVDKPTVVNGCPALRQMAVEKGWPSLTWTRHPARQTAYS
- a CDS encoding serine hydrolase — its product is MTISLLSKRNLLCTFSGTVFLLTFPVAHADTAPAKPVALTPATATPGAPAAPQINAKSWVLMDYGSGKIIAESQPDARLDPASLSKIMVSYVVGQALKSGKIHESDLVTVGKDAWATGNPVLRGSSLMFLKPGDQVPVSELNKGIVIQSGNDASIALGDYVAGSQDAFVGLMNRYSQQLNLGNTMFKTVHGLDSDGQYTSARDMALLSRALIHDTPEEYALNKEKEFTFNRIRQVNRNRLLWSTNLNVDGIKTGYTSGAGYNLVSSAVDSSGMRLIAVVMGAPSDRIRFSESESLLTWGFRFYETITPIKAADAFTTQRVWFGADKTVPLGVAEDASLTFPKGQLKNLKASFTLTNPQLEAPITKNQVVGTINFSLDGKVIDQRPLVAKADVPQGGFFSRIIDFVMMKISGLYDSVFGKSAS
- the ybjG gene encoding undecaprenyl-diphosphate phosphatase, encoding MEQLNHTLFTWINATPDSPKWLLSIALFLANDLIFIVPVLIVTLYLWGHHHRIAFQRELVSKTAIALVFAMVCAKTLSELFPHARPFMEGFGYNFLHHDPDSSFPSDHGTAIFTFALAFLFWHRVWSGTLFLVVALGIAWSRVYVGVHWPLDMVGGLLVGMLGCLVLAADLESVWQRNQRHARQNLSLQLCAAYSQRLGPRITALGI
- a CDS encoding M20 family metallopeptidase, translated to MTVEKTVAQALGWFDSGEFRQVLARRVAMPTESQSALRDDALLSYYEQEINPALVAMGFGLQLIENPHAANRPFLIATRIEDPALPTVLSYGHGDVVFGDDENWREDLTPWELKEDGNRWYGRGSADNKGQHSVNLAALEQVFAARGGKLGFNCKLLFEMGEEISSPGLAEICHQYKDALSADVFLASDGPRLSAERPTLFLGSRGAVNFRLSVNARDKDYHSGNWGGLLPNPGTLLANAVACLVNAHGQLQVEALKPPAVSAAIRQILADVEVAATPGDPEIDIHWGEAGLTPAERLFAWNQMEVLSFLTGNPARPMNAIPGKATAVCQLRFVVGTDWQNLQQHVREHLDAHGFPQVEVEFLRGSPATRFDPTDPLVDWVLDVMSKSSENKPALLPNLGGSLPNEVFADILGLPTLWVPHSYPACGQHAVDEHMLISIAREGLEIMTRLFWDLGERGTALLDAHHAHAAKGGKQ
- a CDS encoding LysR family transcriptional regulator, with the protein product MQSTEIRYFMAVASTGSLSAASKQLFVAVSAISRQIQQLEARIGATLFERHARGMVLNDAGQILENHVRKSMMDMEFAIAEIQGLKAVRRTVIRMACTDGPAFDLLPQMFARFRAINPGVMFYLNVGTALQVSEMIRSGDCDLALQFSLSPERGVDVLASHPATVRMAMRPDHPLAAADIKLTDLHAYPLALNEPTSTIRQLFDLSCRMSGIFLEPALSCNRFSTLYDFMRETPGAIVACSHFSVLFKARTDGLILKSINIEQLNQRTLQLQTQAGKHRSAALSQFIDFSCDLLARESAAFERDFAL